The Ahaetulla prasina isolate Xishuangbanna chromosome 3, ASM2864084v1, whole genome shotgun sequence genome window below encodes:
- the PRL gene encoding prolactin — MVSAMTNRKTSLKGLFLATMLLANMFLSRKCVTSSPICPNGSDNCQVSLGDLFDRAVKLSHYIHSLSAEIFNEFDERYAQGRGFIAKAVNSCHTSSLTTPEDKEQAQQIHHEDLLNLVLSVLRSWNDPLLHLVSEVERIKEAPDTILWKAMEIEEQNKRLLEGMERIVGRVRPDDLGNEVYSRWTGLPSLQLADENSRLFAFYNLLHCLRRDSHKIDNYLKLLKCRLIYDSNC, encoded by the exons ATGGTTTCTGCTATGACCAACAGGAAGACTTCATTGAAAG GCCTGTTTCTAGCCACCATGCTGCTGGCTAATATGTTCCTTTCAAGGAAGTGTGTAACATCTTCACCCATTTGCCCTAATGGGTCCGACAATTGCCAGGTTTCTCTTGGGGACCTTTTTGACCGGGCTGTTAAACTATCCCATTATATCCACTCTCTGTCTGCTGAAATATTCAACGAATTT GATGAACGCTATGCTCAGGGCCGGGGTTTCATTGCAAAGGCCGTTAACAGCTGCCATACTTCTTCCCTAACCACTCCTGAAGATAAAGAACAAGCTCAGCAGATACAT CACGAGGACCTATTAAATCTAGTTTTGAGTGTACTCCGTTCCTGGAATGACCCTCTATTGCACTTGGTCTCTGAAGTTGAACGAATCAAGGAAGCTCCTGATACCATTCTTTGGAAGGCCATGGAGATTGAGGAGCAAAATAAACGACTTCTTGAGGGGATGGAGAGAATAGTGGGACGG GTTCGCCCAGATGACTTAGGCAATGAAGTCTATTCTAGATGGACTGGTCTCCCTTCCCTCCAATTGGCTGACGAAAATTCCCGCCTCTTCGCCTTCTACAATCTGTTGCACTGTTTGCGTCGGGACTCCCACAAAATTGATAACTATCTGAAACTCCTGAAGTGTCGCCTCATTTATGACAGCAACTGTTGA